One window from the genome of Yarrowia lipolytica chromosome 1B, complete sequence encodes:
- a CDS encoding uncharacterized protein (Compare to YALI0B01760g, similar to uniprot|P46672 Saccharomyces cerevisiae YGL105w G4P1 protein with specific affinity for G4 quadruplex nucleic acids) — protein MHVALHISCGPLRLVIGFIMGRYLYPYQQYNMFRTARKLKPLGYQTRSFIDVRVAQFTKIKQHPNADSLYLGTVQVGADPADTKQICSGLVRFYKPEDLEGRKIVIVNNLKPAKLRGEPSEVMTLCSEIVDGDNVEIDLLTPPEGSNPGDHLVFEGHEEEIAKSVNPKKFAKLAGRLKTNQDGFVTLDGKLLKDKHGNGVKSKLLDALVR, from the exons ATGCACGTTGCTCTGCATATATCATGCGGCCCTTTGCGTCTAGTGATTGGGTTCATCATGGGAAGATACTTGTATCCGTACCAACAGTACAACATGTTCAGAACAGCGCGAAAACTGAAGCCGCTGGGATATCAGACTCGATCAT tcATTGACGTCCGAGTGGCTCAATTCACCAAGATCAAACAGCACCCCAATGCCGACTCTCTGTACCTTGGAACCGTTCAGGTAGGCGCTGATCCGGCAGACACAAAGCAAATCTGCTCGGGACTGGTACGATTCTACAAGCCGGAAGATCTCGAGGGCCGAAAAATCGTCATTGTCAACAACCTCAAGCCTGCCAAGCTGAGAGGAGAACCCTCTGAGGTGATGACTTTATGTTCTGAGATTGTGGACGGAGATAATGTCGAGATTGATCTGCTAACTCCTCCGGAGGGCTCTAACCCAGGTGACCATCTTGTGTTTGAAGGTCACGAAGAAGAGATTGCCAAGTCTGTCAACCCCAAAAAGTTTGCGAAACTTGCCGGACGACTCAAGACGAACCAAGACGGCTTTGTGACCCTGGATGGAAAGTTGCTCAAGGATAAGCATGGAAATGGCGTCAAGAGTAAGCTGCTGGATGCCCTTGTGAGATAG